From one Candidatus Deferrimicrobiaceae bacterium genomic stretch:
- a CDS encoding DEAD/DEAH box helicase, protein MPEPEQRTSKERNPFEAFGLRPELLRAVAEKNYTTPTPIQEKAIPFVLEGKDLLGCAQTGTGKTAAFALPILNRLQETPWKGSGRRPIRALVLTPTRELASQIAESFGAYGRHTALKHAIVFGGVSQHPQAQALERGIDILVATPGRLLDLMSQGLVNLRTVETFVLDEADRMLDMGFINDIRRIIDQLPGKRQTLFFSATMPGEIRGLADTILRDPVRVAVTPVATPAEAVAHQVHYVEKPEKIALLKHLLDGPSVKNALIFTRTKHGADGVTRQLVRHKVMAEAIHGNKSQNAREKALGRFKRGQTRVLVATDIAARGLDIVDLSHVINFDLPNEPESYVHRIGRTGRAGASGIALSFCSFEERPFLAGIERLIRKHLPVAEAHPYRSDRNPGPATDLDPRRANGVPVLSMTRADELFRPGRMDAFPGRSDGRPGRSRRESKWGAGSGSGKQGNRDAERSRHAR, encoded by the coding sequence ATGCCAGAACCAGAACAGAGAACGTCCAAGGAAAGAAACCCGTTTGAAGCGTTCGGGCTCCGTCCCGAGCTCCTCCGCGCCGTAGCGGAGAAGAACTACACCACCCCGACCCCCATCCAGGAGAAGGCGATCCCCTTCGTGCTCGAGGGGAAGGACCTCCTCGGCTGCGCGCAGACCGGCACCGGGAAGACGGCCGCCTTCGCCCTCCCGATCCTCAACCGGCTCCAGGAGACGCCCTGGAAGGGGAGCGGACGGCGGCCCATCCGCGCCCTCGTGCTGACGCCGACCCGGGAGCTGGCCTCCCAGATCGCGGAGAGCTTCGGAGCGTACGGCAGGCACACGGCCCTCAAGCACGCCATCGTGTTCGGCGGCGTCAGCCAGCACCCGCAGGCGCAGGCCCTTGAGCGGGGGATCGACATCCTCGTGGCCACGCCCGGACGGCTGCTCGACCTCATGTCGCAGGGGCTCGTCAACCTGCGGACCGTCGAGACCTTCGTCCTGGACGAGGCCGACCGGATGCTCGACATGGGCTTCATCAACGACATCCGGCGGATCATCGACCAATTGCCCGGGAAGCGGCAGACCCTTTTCTTCTCGGCCACGATGCCGGGGGAGATTCGAGGACTTGCCGACACCATCCTGCGCGACCCGGTCCGGGTGGCCGTAACGCCCGTGGCGACTCCGGCCGAGGCCGTGGCGCACCAGGTCCACTACGTGGAGAAACCGGAGAAGATCGCGCTGCTCAAGCACCTCCTGGACGGTCCTTCCGTCAAGAACGCGCTGATCTTCACCCGCACGAAGCACGGCGCCGACGGGGTCACCCGGCAGCTCGTCCGTCACAAGGTGATGGCCGAGGCGATCCACGGCAACAAGTCGCAAAACGCCCGCGAAAAGGCCCTGGGGCGATTCAAGCGGGGCCAAACGAGGGTGCTCGTGGCGACGGACATCGCCGCCCGGGGCCTCGACATCGTCGACCTGTCCCACGTGATCAACTTCGACCTCCCCAACGAGCCGGAAAGCTACGTTCACCGGATCGGCCGCACGGGCCGGGCCGGCGCCTCCGGCATCGCCCTGTCCTTCTGCTCCTTCGAGGAGCGCCCCTTCCTCGCCGGGATCGAACGGCTCATCCGCAAGCACCTCCCGGTGGCGGAGGCTCATCCCTACCGCTCCGACCGCAATCCCGGTCCTGCGACGGACCTCGACCCGCGGCGGGCGAACGGCGTGCCGGTCCTTTCCATGACTCGCGCCGACGAGCTGTTCCGGCCGGGCCGCATGGACGCCTTCCCCGGCCGTTCCGACGGCCGGCCGGGCCGGTCGCGGCGGGAGTCGAAGTGGGGCGCCGGTTCCGGAAGCGGCAAGCAGGGCAACCGCGACGCGGAGCGCAGCCGCCACGCGCGTTAG